From the genome of Bacillus sp. V2I10:
GTATAAGTGCTATTTTCTTTACTTTTATTTCTTTATTACTCGTTAACGGTTTTAATGGAAAAACATATGCAGCTATTATTGCGACTCTGCTAGGAACGTTTATATCGCTGTTAATTACCTATCTTGTTATGTGGTTAACTTCAGGAAATGGCCTTCGATATGAAGAAATGCAATTTCTAACTCGTCCTCCACAAATGGTGTTTATGGCGGGGGTATTAGTAGGATCTTTAGGAGCTGTAATGGATGTAGCCATTACAATGTCTTCGTCTATATATGGGTTGTATGAAAAGAATAACAACATACCAATAAAAGCACTTAAAACTTCAGGAATGAATATTGGGAAAGATATTATGGGAACCATGACAAATATTTTGTTTTTTGCATATATAAGTGGTTCGATTCCAATGCTTATTTTGTATTTGAAGAATGCTTCTCCATTGGCGTTTACCCTTTCCATGAACCTTTCATTGGAATTGGCTAGAGCTTTAGCTGGTGGTATTGGAATCGTGTTAACTATTCCAATCGGTCTATATACCTCTATTTTTTTCATTAATCGAAAGAGGGCACGATAATGAATGTATTAGTGTTGCTAGCAACTATTTTATTTATATTGATGATACTTATTGGTGGAAAAAAAGGAGCTAGGTCTTTTATTGCTCTCTTCTTAAACTTTGCTGTGTTGTTTCTAACAATCCTTTTTATGACAGATCCACATGTTAATCCGATTATCTTAACAGTAATTGCATCTACATTGATTAGTTGTATTACTCTCTTTTTTATTAATGAAGTGAATCGTAAAACAGCAACAGCGTTCTTTTCTACTATTATCACAATTGTGATTTTACTCTTTTTTATTCTCTTCGTGACAGAAAATGCAATGATTCAGGGATTTGGCGAGGAAGAAACGGAGGAGCTTGGCATATTTTCCCTTTATATCGGAGTGGATTTTGCTAAAATTGGAGCTGCAGTGGTTATTATGAGTACAATAGGTGCGATTACGGATGTTGCGATTTCCATTGCCTCTCCAATGCGCGAAATATTGAATCATAATCCACTAATTAGTAGGAAAGCTTTATATAGATCTGGAATAAGTATTGGGAAGGATATCTTAGGAACCAATACGAATACGTTATTTTTTGCCTTCTTTGGAGGCTATCTCGGATTGCTCATCTGGTTTAAAGATTTATCTTATTCTGTTGGCGATATCGTAAATTCAAAAGTATTTAGTGCTGAAATGATCACTATATTTTGTGCCGGAATTGGCATAGCTCTAATTATTCCAATTACTTCCTGGATTACTGCCTATTTTTTAGTGAAAACAAGAGAAAATAACGAGACATTTAAATAGGTTTTATGACAGGAAAGACCACAAAGTACATGGGAACTGATACTTTAACTTTTGACATCAATCCGAATCTATTCGGCCTTAATGAAAATGATAGTTACCCAGTTATTAAATTACTTCATTATAAACAATGGGAACCCAAAAATTAAGAGACCTCTTTTAAAAAGGAGGTCTTTAAAACTATTCTGCCACTTTGGTTTTAGTACAATCCTTCACAAACTCGCCATACTAATGCTAATATAAATATACAATTTGGTTTGAGATTCTTATTCAATTAAATGGCCCCTATAATACAAAAAGAGCACAATTCTTATTACAGAAAAGCCCCCGTTTGTTGAATATCATTTATGTTGTCTTATCGAAGATAAGCGCCCTTTTCTGGAATACCTAAAATATGATTTCAATCTTAAAATCAATTAATTCTTCTTTCACTAACGCCCCCGTTTGATAACGCCCCCGTTTGTTTAAGAACATTTCTTCACAATCTGTTACTTTTCTTCATTTAACCGTAGTTCTCTCTCATTCGGTTTATATCTACTCTAGGTGGAAAGCCAAACATTCGGGAATATTCTCGACTGAATTGAGATTGACTTTCGTACCCCACCCTGAATGCAACATCAGCTACAACTGTTGACTCAGCTAATAATAAGCGTCTAGCTTCCTGCAATCTCAGTTGTTTCTGAAACTGAATGGGACTCATAGCCGTTACCTCTTTAAAATGTCGATGTAGCGATGATACACTCATATTCGCTATTTCGGCAAGCCCTTCAATTTGAAAAGGCTTTTCATAATTATTAATGATATGGTCTATAACCTCTCTTATTCTAGAGGCATTGCTTCCTTCTAATGCCATTTGTTCAAGCGCTTCGCCATGTGGCCCTTGTAAAATCCAATAGATAATTTCTTTTTTAAATAATGGAGCAAGAACGGGGATATGTTTCTGATTTTCTACTAGAGAAGCTAGTCTGAGTACTGCATCCAACAAAGAAGGTTCTACTTCGCTAACAAACATAGCTCGTTTAGTGTTCTTCCCCTGTTCAAATTGAATGTCTGTTTCATTTAATACTTCTAAAACTTGGCTCGGTGTAAATTCAATTTTGAGAGCTAGATAGGGAGATTCTGCTGAGGCTTTAATTACTTGTCCTGTAACTGGTAAGTCAACGGATGCAACAATATAATTTCCAGGACCGTACAAAAAGCGTTCCTCTCCCAATAATACCTCCTTCTCTCCTTGGAGGATAATGCAAAAAGACGGCTCGTTAACTCGAGAAATTGGTTCAGTAATAATGGATTCACGGATGAGAAATAAAGATGGAATAGGCGTCGGATGAACACCATCCTGTTTTGAAAAGCGCTCAATAAGATTAGCAAGTTCATATTGCTGTTTATAGGTTTTCTCAGACATAAATTTATTCTCCTTTTTCTTCATCTTCGGTTCATTGTATCTGATATTCATTGAATAAGTAAGAGGTCTTGAGAGGATTAGGCAAAAACTTGATAGTAATGTGATAAGGGTTTCTTTATTATTTATGACATAATTAGTTGTAAATAGGTCATGATAAACGCGGCAAATAAACAAAAGAGAGGAAAAAATCAAATGGAGTATGTGAAACTTGGTAATACAGGCTTAGATGTATCTCGATTTTGTCTTGGGTGTATGGGTTTTGGGGACGCTAACAAATGGTTTCACCAATGGGTACTTAACGAAGAGGACTCTCGCCCTGTAATAAAAAAAGCCCTTGAGTTAGGGGTTAATTTTTTTGATACAGCAAATGTATACTCACTGGGTACAAGTGAGGAATATCTTGGACGAGCTTTGAAAGATTATGCAAATCGTGATGAAGTTGTAATAGCAACTAAAGTACACGGACAAATGCATAAAGGTCCAAATGGTTCTGGTCTTTCTAGAAAGGCAATTATGAGTGAAATCGATAAAAGTCTTAAGAGATTGGAAACTGATTATGTAGATCTTTATATCATCCATCGCTGGGATTACGATACCCCTATTGAAGAAACAATGGAAGCACTGCATGACGTGGTGAAAGCTGGAAAAGCCAGATACATTGGTGCTTCTGCTATGTACGCTTGGCAGTTCCAAAAGGCTTTACATGTGGCAGAAAAAAATGGTTGGACTAAGTTTGTGTCCATGCAGAACCATTTAAACCTAATTTACCGTGAAGAGGAAAGAGAAATGCTACCCCTATGTAAGGAAGAGAAAATTGGTGTGACTCCATATAGCCCTCTTGCATCGGGTAGATTAACGCGTGACTGGTCAGTAACAACGCATCGCTCTGAGACAGACCAGGTCCAAAAATCCAAGTATGATTCGACTGCGGATGCGGATCGATTAGTTGTGGAGCGAGTTGCATCCATTGCAGAAAAACACGATGTCCCTCGCACACACATCGCACTTGCTTGGATACTACAGAAAGCGCCAGTAACAGCTCCTATCATCGGTGCTACGAAAATATCGCATCTTGAAGATGCTGTAGGTGCTTTATCAGTTAAGCTAACAACTGAAGAAATTGCATTCCTTGAAGAGCCATATGTACCGCATCCAATAGTAGGTCATAATTAATTGTTTTGATGATATATAGAAGAAATCCAATTTTCCATAGTAGGAAGGATTGGGTTTTTTCACATTAAGATTATATATCAAATTTCATTGGGAATTAGCAGGCTGGGTTTCTAAGTATTCGAGTTACCAGGTATTGTTCATGTCTGTCTGTGTCAGTTGTGTTCTTCCCTATTGATATCACTTTGTTTGTGAAACGTTGAGGACCACAGAATTTAACCCTCAAGGAGGTGGTTCTATTTCTTCTAGAAAATTGTTCCTCTAATTGAACTATCTATTTTTAAACTTTCATGATAAAAATAATGCCGTTCTAATCAAGATGATCGGCCTTCCGTAAGGTACGCGGGCCGTAGTTTACATTACATCAAAAGTTCCAGATTCCACACTTGACCCATCCAAGACACACTACTCGTATTATCTTTTTGTGAAATTTGAAACTGCATATGAAAGGAGAAAACAATGACAAAAAAGTTATCAGCAACGATTGTGTCACTTATTCTGCTCACTTCTGCCATTTATTTTACAAGCCAAAGCATAGCAGCCGAAGCTAAGGAAAATTCAATGACCATCTCACGAAGTGGTTCCCAGCCTTCCTCAAAGGGATCATCCGAATTTTTTACCGGCAATGTACGCATTGAACCCCTTTTTTCTGAAAACGGATCGGCACCATATTCCGGTGCTTACGTCACATTCCAGCCAGGTGCTCGAATCATCATAAAATTCAAGTTCTGATTCACCGATAATTTCTCCTTTTACAATTAAACGATCGGTGCTGTCTTCCATTTTAAAACTATGCTTTTTTTCGTTTAACTCTTCCATATTTACCTCCTTTTAAAGCAATGCTGCTTAATAAACAGATTTATTTACCAGCGGTGATATCGGGGTAAGGCATGATGAGCTTCGCTACCTTTTCATAGCTCAACGGCCCTATTTCTCTTACTAAACGCGGAATGGCTTCTTCGGGATAACCATAGTCACGAAGAAGTTTTTCTACCTTTTCTGTATTGTTCATCATCTACACCTCCGTTTTATAGCATTCCCCATTTTGATAAAACAAAGCCGGTATGAAAATCGATTCCAATGGAAGGATCATTGAAGCCTTTACCATTCTTTTCTTTTTTCATTGCTAAAAATCGGTTAAAGAAAGATCAAAGTTAGAATTTTCTTCATTCAAAAGACCAAAATTTTATAAAAAAGGTTGATCAAAACAAACAATAATAGTGGATTTAACAGCAGTTTTATAAAAAAGGGACTAAAACTTGATCGATCTTTTTTATAAACATCGCAACTTTTTTATAGTTGATCAAACTTTATTTTAAATCTACATAAACAAGAATTAGAGGATTATATCCACTATTACAACCACAAACGAATTAAGGCAAAATTAAAAGGCATGAGCCCGGCTCAATACCGTACTCATGCCCTGTAGCTGCTTAAAATTCGTGTCTAACTTTTTGGGTTCAGATCAAATTGGCCTTTCTTTTTGTAGAAGAAGAGACAATTTTCACACAATTCATTAGGGGAAGGAATATAAATTGAAAGATGGTCGTCTAAGTATTATTCTGTGATTAATGTATCTGATCTATTTTTGGATATTTTCGCCGAAGATCTCGCGGTTGCTGAAGATAAACCGTCAACATTATCGTCTTTCAGATTATAGCCCTGGGAGTATACATCATCGTCTTCTTGATTAAACCTCTTAGCTTTTGCATTATCTTTTTCGATAAATGAATTATCCATTCTATCACCTCTAGGTTATTGTCTCATATTCTGCAATAAAAGATGTAATCCTTAATTAGTTACAAGAGTTTTTTTCAGTTGAGGTATCATTGGGTAGTAAAGTTAATCACTGCCCCTAATGAGGGAGATTCGAAAAAACTTGCCTTCATGTAAACGGGTGTTGACGGACAGCCTCATGACTGACGACCCGATTGTCCGGAAGTGTTTCAAGCACGGTGGCAAACTCCCGATAGTAAGGTCCATTAATGGCTAGCTGCATTGCAGATTTTTAACCAACGGACTAAGGTCCAACCCCCCTCTATTACTTTACATTGTCGTCATTTTACGGCATTCTTCAGCACACTGACGGCAGAAGTTAGCACATTCTTGACAATGTGCATCCTGGAAATTAGCACATTCAACTGCACATGCATCACAAATTGTTGCACATAGTTGGCAAAACTGCTTTGCATACATACTTCCACGTGACATCCATTGCGATGCCATTGCACAAATGTCTGCACAATCCCTTAAAATATTAATGCAGTGTGTTCGTGCTTTAACGTCAGCTTCCTTTAGACAAGAAGTTAAACATTCTTCACATGCTTGCATACATTTGTTACAAGAATCAATACACGTTTGAAATTGCTGAACAGATGAATCGATAACAGTTGTCATAAAATCGTTCACTCCCTTTTATGAAATTCTTTTTATTGTTATCTAATTAATGATCAATAAACTGGTAATAAAAACCCCCATAAAAAAAATGGCAGAAGTCCAGTGAAATTTGCTGAATCCCAATTCTTTTTATTCAGGCTTTAATTGATGATGGTTTGATGACATAAGAAAAAAACAAAAGCGACCTATCGCACTAGATGTGGGGAGTTATTCCTCGAATCGTTGA
Proteins encoded in this window:
- a CDS encoding YibE/F family protein: MLKVNKFKKMSYKQIIMYTIIGLCFVASVFFVNHNYSFYERPIAEVIDTKLENTSEMVDIHNNEDKLFTQSIIAELKNGENKGQLIHLTNEYSSSRAFDQEYHVGNELFVSINTNTEENTGLTGTIKDVKRDKYVLIIAWIFILTLLIVGKKQGLFSIISLVVNAALLSYALDIYLNTSGISLVLICSISAIFFTFISLLLVNGFNGKTYAAIIATLLGTFISLLITYLVMWLTSGNGLRYEEMQFLTRPPQMVFMAGVLVGSLGAVMDVAITMSSSIYGLYEKNNNIPIKALKTSGMNIGKDIMGTMTNILFFAYISGSIPMLILYLKNASPLAFTLSMNLSLELARALAGGIGIVLTIPIGLYTSIFFINRKRAR
- a CDS encoding YibE/F family protein — encoded protein: MNVLVLLATILFILMILIGGKKGARSFIALFLNFAVLFLTILFMTDPHVNPIILTVIASTLISCITLFFINEVNRKTATAFFSTIITIVILLFFILFVTENAMIQGFGEEETEELGIFSLYIGVDFAKIGAAVVIMSTIGAITDVAISIASPMREILNHNPLISRKALYRSGISIGKDILGTNTNTLFFAFFGGYLGLLIWFKDLSYSVGDIVNSKVFSAEMITIFCAGIGIALIIPITSWITAYFLVKTRENNETFK
- a CDS encoding AraC family transcriptional regulator encodes the protein MSEKTYKQQYELANLIERFSKQDGVHPTPIPSLFLIRESIITEPISRVNEPSFCIILQGEKEVLLGEERFLYGPGNYIVASVDLPVTGQVIKASAESPYLALKIEFTPSQVLEVLNETDIQFEQGKNTKRAMFVSEVEPSLLDAVLRLASLVENQKHIPVLAPLFKKEIIYWILQGPHGEALEQMALEGSNASRIREVIDHIINNYEKPFQIEGLAEIANMSVSSLHRHFKEVTAMSPIQFQKQLRLQEARRLLLAESTVVADVAFRVGYESQSQFSREYSRMFGFPPRVDINRMRENYG
- a CDS encoding aldo/keto reductase; translation: MEYVKLGNTGLDVSRFCLGCMGFGDANKWFHQWVLNEEDSRPVIKKALELGVNFFDTANVYSLGTSEEYLGRALKDYANRDEVVIATKVHGQMHKGPNGSGLSRKAIMSEIDKSLKRLETDYVDLYIIHRWDYDTPIEETMEALHDVVKAGKARYIGASAMYAWQFQKALHVAEKNGWTKFVSMQNHLNLIYREEEREMLPLCKEEKIGVTPYSPLASGRLTRDWSVTTHRSETDQVQKSKYDSTADADRLVVERVASIAEKHDVPRTHIALAWILQKAPVTAPIIGATKISHLEDAVGALSVKLTTEEIAFLEEPYVPHPIVGHN
- a CDS encoding four-helix bundle copper-binding protein — encoded protein: MTTVIDSSVQQFQTCIDSCNKCMQACEECLTSCLKEADVKARTHCINILRDCADICAMASQWMSRGSMYAKQFCQLCATICDACAVECANFQDAHCQECANFCRQCAEECRKMTTM